The Carassius auratus strain Wakin chromosome 30, ASM336829v1, whole genome shotgun sequence region aatgtcttaaaagtaTTAGTTACCTGCCGGACTTGGCATGATGggtgttcctggagggccacctcCTGCTGGGGGACCCTACAAACACACTGATTCTGCTTATTCAAATAGCCCGAGTGTGTTACCCAAAGTTACCTcagacaaggtaaaaaaaaaaaaaaaaaccttagacaACATTACCTACCGAATAACTGCCTGGAGAAGCGGATGAATAAGGGATCTGCAGGGAGAAAGAATGGGTATTTCTATTGTTTTGGATAGAATACTTTTGATCAGTTATCACATTAGAGAACTAACCAAATTGTTATTTGGTGGATTTGGCCATGGTCTTCCTCCTCCAGGACCCCTTTACACAACAGTATACAAATAAACAATGTTATACAATGTTATAAAGTAATATAATGGGGATTCTGACTTAAAGGGAGTATATATGGAATGATAATAGACTGTAATGTGAATCCAATTACATGTTAATCCCAGGCATCCCAGGTCCCACAAGAGCATTTAGGGGAGGTCTCATCCCACCACCATAATTCTGGAACACCAGTTATACCcaaaaacacaacattataaTAAAGATCGCGAGCACTGTAACATGCTTATACAAATTTACATAATTATCCATGGATAACTCACCTGTGGTCCAATAGGAACCATTCCTCGAGGGGTCATCCTCTGCATGGGCCCACTCATGTTGGGATGGCCTTACACAATGGGAAACGGAAGCAAAGCGGTTTCATATTTCATAGTTTGATGTGTTATTACAGCTGTTTACAGAATCTACAGACACAGTTTCTATACATTTGGGAGGATTTCTGTCAATTTCAAACAAAAAGCAtttcataaacaaacacacaaagagtAGGTGGTGAGGTGGACTTGATCATACTGTCATATTTACAGAGTTGTTAGCATTTGAAATACCTGGCTGTCTTGTAGGATCCATCCCACTAGTTAATAAAGGCTGGTTCCCAGGGCCCAAAGCCTGTTCAAACCAAGTAACAGTCATTATCATGCACCAAATGAAAACTTTAGATCCTGAAAATAGAATACATAAATACCTGACTGGGTATTCTGAGAGAGCCTCTGGGCCCACCTGGGTATCGAGGAGACATAAACTGCTGAGGAAACCCAAGGACACAGAACAATGAATTAAATTAGTCTGCCTACAGTACATCACTCAACAAATGTCACTTTTCACCCAGCACCAGAGCAACTGAGTGGCACCATACATCACACCACCAGATGGCAACACTCTAACACTGTATTTTACATCTGTAGTTCAACGTACAGTATGTGGCTTTAATTCATACCTCAATGTAAAAACAGGAAAAGTGTTTACAGTAATACAGTAAGTCTATGGAGTGACTCTACACTTTTCATCGCTAAATCAAATTCTAATGAAGAACTATCCTGTTTTACTCAAACACATCACACAAAATGGCTTGCAAACAGCAATTCACATTGGGTTCAGTACAAAGGAAAGTGCTGTATTCCAACAGATGTGTATATGTGAAATTCAAAGCTGATATCTCAGAGGGTTGGTTAAAAGAAAACTGGATCAAACTGTGAGTATGAGAGAACAACTGAAGAAAGTTAGAACTGACAGCTGGATTCTTAGGGAATCTGAGTTTAAGACTATCAATGAGCGATTGTCAATACACATCAGGCAGGACAGCAGCTCTCAGACTGGCTGCTGACAGTTAATCAATGTATGTTCTGGTGCATTATCACTGATGTACACACAGTCCAGTATTTATGCACTCGAAATCCTCCTTTAAATATAACACATTATAACAGACAATTGAACAAGTAATTGAAAAGACACACATCTTCTCTTTccaattaaaaatgaaagcatgGAAATCCTCTCATAATCTGCTGCTACAGACATCCACATATAGTTTGCTTGGcctgaataaatatttaattgcccACTCATTCATAATCTCTCCTGACTCAGCACATCTCTCCCGGTTCAACTGTCAGTCACAGAAGAAAAGAATTTCTCACTGCTTTTATCTGAATTAATTTCTTCCATGCCgctcttttgttgtgttttagaCGGTAAAAAAAGCACTGTCATTCAGTGACCTTTATGAAAAAGATATTTCAATGAAAcaatgtttcaattaatttactatttaaaagttaaaaacaatgTATAAAATAACTATTGATAAATATCTTAGTCAGGATAGGACACtctttagcaaaaaaataaataaaataaaaatacattctgaAAATTAGTTTTTCAAATGAGGTTGGTGTGAACAAATCGTATGTCTCAATGCAATACCTCATTCAcacataaaatgtgtgtgtgtgtacctgaaaAAATCCCGGGGGCAAAGGCATACCATCTCCAGGAGGACTTCCAATCATTGGATTCTGTGTCGCTGCAGCACtctacaggacacacacacacacacacacacaaaactttttttgatttttaaacagGAGTCAGATGTTACATATCACTTTGATAAAAACATATGCACGTTATAAATAACCTGaaaatgaatgacattttgaagACCAGAGCAATAAACAagcagcaaaaatgactttaaacaTCAGCACTGTATAATAATTGCTGCTCTTTTTTATGGCTAGGCAAGTTACTGTACACTGCAAAGTCGCATAAAAAAGTCACTGCACTAAAAAAACATGGGCACACTAACAAGCATGAAGTATTTCTAAAAGAAACTTCTCTCTGCAGCAGAGGTGACAGCACCGAGATAGATGTCATTAAACAGCCCTCTAGCAATAACATGCACATACACAAACCTAAAGCTTGGACAATGAGAGGAAATATGAAACAGTGGGAAGACATAGACACTGAGAAGTTGCCCTTTCTGGCAAACACATTTTGTCCACTGAATAATTAACAGCACTAGTGTTGATGTACTACAGTTTCGCTGGTGGTTTAGGCTTTCTGCTTGCTGGAAATGGAACAGAAGCAACTGTTTTCCCCTGTTTGCCCCTTACATACACTCACGGCAGTTATCTGTGCTGTGAACATCAGGGGTTAATGATGCCTGTCTGGATGACTATGAATCCCATCTGTACTCTACAGTACTTAATAGCAATTAGggtgaaaataacaaaaaaaatatgtctgGGTCATAATGCATTTCATCCCAAAAACCAAAAGACAAAGGGAAATTATGATTACACAGTCCAATTTTAAGCACAGACACTGCACCAATTTTCTCAGAAGACTCCAAGTCCAAATATGGCCAgtcacaattattaaaaaatgtatgatagtaCAAACAAGTGCAATTGAAATCATTTATCCTGTAAATGTACGTTTTTAATGTTTCttactttgtaaagaaacagCTGTACTATACACACAGCCAATATGTTCCAGATTGTAAAAGTTTAAGCCTGCAGCAGCTCTAAGTTCATACATTTCCATATTTATTAGATTTGCTCCTTCTGTCTGCAATAAGGAGGCAGtcagactgagtgtgtgtgtgtgtgtgtgtgtgtgtgtgaaagagattCCTCCAGTGGCTGGCTGGGTAGAGACTTATTTCTCTACTCATTAGAGAAACGTGGGTAGAATGGCAAGTCCCTTTGTCTAGACTTTCTCATCAGCTGCATCAGGACAACATCCCTATTCCTCACACTCAGAGAGAAATAAATCTACTCAGATCAAAAGAGAGAAGCAGAAAACATTAGATCCAGTCTGTGAGAACTCTTGAATGGAAGATGAATGTGGTAAAGGAAAACTGGAATTCAGTTCATGTAACCAAACAGTATAAAGTTAACTTGAGAGAGAAAAATCAACTATTGACATACATCAAACTTACACTGACATTCATCCAAAATACAAGCAACTTTCATAATCTCAGTCATTCTCGCAGCTGTTCTTTCAAGCATGTGACTCGATACATAAGCTCCACTGAGAGACAACCGAGATTGATTATATAGTGACACGTGAACCTGAGCCATGTGTATATGATGGTTAGATTAGCCTTTAAACCAGCCGAGGCGAGAACACAGACAGAGCAATATAACAACATGAAATATACCAGTGATACAGAAAGGAAGGAAGACTCTAGCTGCCCTTCTCTATTAATCTCTCCCTTGCTCCccacatccatccattcatccccTGTCATACCTTTGGACACTTTTTGAGCAAACCAAACATAAATCCAGAAAGGTTTTACcccaaaacaatacaataaaccATTGCATATGTTTTTATAGGGTAGAAAGCAAATATGTTTTATGTCCCGAAAAGAATATGGGACTTTTACTGTTTTGCCACTTTATTGACAGGATGTGAATCTATTGTTATTTGTGGTGGAGAAATTTACAGCCTTTCCGtatgccagtaggtggtgacCAGTATCTGTGTTTGTTAGTGACTCATTGAgtcatgtattttataaaaacaatgattCATTTAGTAACTAAACAGGGAACTGTAAGTAGCTATGTCCCAATTCAGGGGCACAGACTTTGGAAGGTATGATCGAACCAAGTGTTGTTAGGGCAGCATAGCCTCTTGTCACCTAAAAACTGTGATAGCTGCTGTAGACGAGTGACAGTAACATTTGTACTGAACTTGTTTGAAAACTATATTCAACTGTCAACTGAAAGCAAAGCAGGGTTCACAACCTGTCTAAATATGTTCACCTTAAAAGTACACAATAAAAAGTATGAACTATTTATAAAATCACATCTTTAAGGTACGTCAACATACAGCTTGTGTCTgtaagtgagtcactgaatcttGCACTCAACTGATTCTTTCCGCTACACATTTCTTCAGCCTCTGAATTGGGATACAGCttgtgtttatgagtgagtcactgaatcttTTGCGCAGCTTAATGTTTCAGCAAGCCTTATTCATTCAGGAATGCTACACATTGTTTGAAATCTCAACAGTTTTATAGGGCCGCTTTATTGGTGGAGCAAAAACAAAGCATCTGGAAACCTTGATTGTGCCTGCACATGGCCTCGAAATTACAGTGGCAGTAACGGGATAGCAGCCATTCACACTGAATGTGTACAGTGTTTGCATTCCACTGTcagttttctgttgtttttctttGTGAACACATGCTAGGCCAGCATGTTTCACTGTTGCACTTGTGTCGTTTGCAGTATTCCAAAAATGGCCcactcaagttaaaaaaaataaaattactttgaaaaaactttttgttttaatgtattctGTGATAACCCATTCAAGCACAATATCAGATTCAGAACCACAACCTGGAGCACTGGTTGTGTGCTAAGGATGGAGGCAGAAGCCTCCTGGGTAATGATGCAGTCCTATAACCACCAGGCAACCTTTCCCTCAATATCTGCAGTCTAATCTAATGCAGTGATGAGGTCATCCTCGCCACATCTCCTCTCCTGCTGTCTCTCTCTGCTGGAAACATTCTCTGCTTTACAGATGGCAAGCTTTAACCAACCAGTGTGTGTttgcttctgtgtgtgtttgagggggtTACTCCAGGACAACAGTGCTTTTCAGTTAACCCACAATGAACACCCATCCCAGCTGTTAACTCACTCTACCCTGAATCCACTTCTCGGCCTCTGGAACACGGCCAGCCAGACATTACAGGAACCTCTGAGAATACGTGTACGCATACAAATTCAATTGTGTGTAAAAGTACCCTGGCTCAGATTCTGTGCATCAGCCCATATTGAGATTAAATACACAATAATGATAAAAGGATTCTCCCCATCATGCCGATCATCTTTCACACTGGCCCAAACAACACAGGGGAAATCAGTAGAAGCAATGGGGTATAGTTATTTTTAGAGGAGTTATTAGGATAAATGTTATTCAGCAccataatatgaataaaaacacaaaactataTGTATTATTTCtcaacatatttataatataatttagtttaattaaacataataatataataagctGATATGCTGTATGTAATCTCAACGAGtatgtttttgtaattgtattatttgaGTACTTCACCCAATAATGCCACAATATTGTTGAACAAAATCATGTTATCATAGTCACTGAGTTaccacattttaaagtaaaaagtttGAACACCCAAAGATTTTGGTGCAAGAGATAAGCATTTAAGATAACCAAGGGTCAACAAGCATATGTAGGCTACACTATTCAGTGTGGCAGCAATAATCTAAGCTCTGAATGTGGGTACACTCTGTGAAATATCTCTCTCCATTCAGGGGTGAAAATCTTCATTAACATGCTTGAATAGGCTGCATAATATTATAAGCCATTTCATGCTGCCGTGCATCCCCTCTTTCTCTCATGTTTAATTTGCTACTGTTTGTGTTCTACTCTGTGTGAGAACAAAGAAAATGAAAGCGCAGAAGAGACTAGCCCTAAGCCAGACAGGAGAACATCAATAGGGAATATGAAGGATGTTCATGTAAGGACATTGTGTTAAAGGCTTATCAGAACTTGGAACAAAATATGCCCAGGATTTGCCGGTTTATTAAATGGTGCTGATTAATAAAATCACTTGTAGATTTAGCTACAAACTACATACCAaaaatgactttatatatttaacagaGCACCACTGTTTAACCAGGAATAACTTGATTTTGAGTCATATAGTGAATATCTATAAAATCGGAAAATAATGGTAAAAATCATTTCACGTTTAGGTTTTAGCATGTTCTTCATCGAGTCGCACTTAGCCAGACCTTCAGCcactatatatttttactttccaAGTTATTTCAGTTTCCAGTGAAATTAAAGTTACAGGTGGGAGAACAATCGTAGATGCTATTTTTTATGATCCGCTATTTATGCTTTAAGATTGCATTAGCCCTCTGATGAATGAATGATCAAAtcacaagtaatttttttttttttacaatatattatattttgaggGAGTTACATATCTGTCCACTGTTAGTGCACACCACAGATCAAATGTAAGAGTGTGTGTCTATGGGTCAggggtgtgtgtggggggtgggagTGTTGGGCTATTCATACACATGCGagcacaaatacaaacacacagaagCACACACACCCTCCcatcacacactcaaacacaatcATGCATACATATATCTGCACTCGTACAGTATGTATGCGTGCCTACATTTTTATATGAcctaataaattaatatagaCTGTAAGCATTGAAATAAATCATCAAATCTGAAGagtatttaatatttcttttcaaTAAAACCATTCAagtgtaaattatataataaccttaataaaacacaaaaaaacctaGGCCCATAGGCAGAACTATACCCTTTGGTGCATGATGTCTGCTGACAGGtatattagaaaaatattgttaaaatctgGATGAAActatttctgaaaaatattttttttgtacctGTCTGATTGTCTgagaataaaattatttaacacTTATTGCCGAGTTACACGGTGCTTCCCCTTTTCCTGCTGCCATTTtgattatattatacaatatctaaaaaaaatataataataaaaaaacaacaacaattaaatggAATCGTAGACAGCATTTTGGGGGTTCACCAGTTGGTGGTTTTGACATGATGCTACATCTTAAATGGATCAAAATGGCTAACAAATAGCTGTCCACTGTAGTGGACACGATGCATCAGAGTGCGACACAAGTGTGGCCTAATAGTGTTCCAgaatatgttacatttaaatatagtttaGTAGTTTATTCTGGATTATTTAAGAGCTATACTGGTGTAAACAGTGTGATCTCTTATgtttaattataacaaaaaaataaataaggggatacttttttttttactatttatgtcTGTTTTGTTGAGGTGGTCCAGCTATAATTTACTATGATTTAAAATTAACAATTATAATGAGATTGAGAAAGTACTatataaatgtattgatttaaggATCAAAACAAAAATATCCTGATTCTTAAATCTATTTAAGGACTAACAATCTTGACAAAAGTAATGACAAATATAGGAAACTTAATACAAAAGTCACACTTCACCATACACGGAAGATTCAGCAATATGTATTGTATTGATACAATTGTATGGCATCTATTCCAACCCCTCAAATTTATGATTATCTGCACTGGAACTAGTTAACAGGCAAACTGTTCCTTTCTTGAAAGGTGATTGAACAGCATGCAAAGTGTAGCACTAAATAACACTGACAAAATCAACTGATCTCCACAGTCTCAGACTTCAttccattcattttaaatgacagAAAGGCAACAGACTACCTGTCATTGTCTGctgagttattttttttctacacacaatGAGTGGGTAAAaatagagtgtgtttgtgattgcCAGGGAAATGGAATGTGCTCATTTAGACAGGAGAGAATAATCTGCAGAGCACTTACAGCACAGCAGACAATATTTTCATGCTAAAAATGGcagttaaaggtacaatttgtaagatatttgcagtaaaatatccaaaaaccactaggctagtgttatatattttgcccAACTTATTACtgacaatatctctaatgttttcaactacttgtaaatcatgagaaaatttccattctaaacagtgacacaggacactgcagtcgcctgtcaatgaggttagttaccctttgttaccgtctttactgacgtagaaaacacatgacaacagtgtcgtggacaaatgcggaagtagtgtctagcatccagcaaaccactagcttgcttcaagcagttccttatttacttcttcttgcacgttttatggtggattgtgtttcttattttatggaacataattaccgTCTGCTGCTGGTTCtatcgacaaggacagctcccttTACCGTAAGTgtacgggccaaccaaacgacccaagaagagtttgggacaagatgagagaaagagcgaggataaatatcggtgttgcattttctagatggagagaacgtcgcgacaaacttcaactagaaagagatgccgatattgcttgtgttttactcgacaggtgagttgttttgattcgaacctttacagaaaacatatgctattttaatgatcaacaagattagtattattgGACATACACAGCAAACGCGGGGCAACGCGTCTCTAGACCCGTGCAAGGACGCGTCTgatcgcatctttgcattgactttgtgtGTAATCTACTCGGGCAAATCATTGAACTCGCGTTTGCCATGTATAgccaattattgtgtttgaatgtacacgaATGTACACGAGTTGAAAAAGTGGTAATCGTTTTCATATCATCTGACTAAACAGTAAtcaattaatttgataatttactgTCAAACTATATTTGCTGTAttgttgggtagaagacaacaaatcccatcattccacactcctTTTTAGTGTCATCAAAccatgcgattgttattgttttggtagtgtggCCTCTAGTGGCAGGTCGTACAATCAAAAAATACCTTTAAACGATGGAAATCAATACAGGGTGAGTCCCTGCATCATTCTTCAAGATTTACATTTTGGATTTGTATCTTCAGtgagaatatttaaatatgtgttaTGTATAATCATTACTGTTGCTTTGCTAAAAAGCACACAAATATTAgaggccatatatatatatatgtatgtatatatatataaacataaaaagttatttcattaaaaatttattacaaattgaactgaaaatgttccaaacctatatgatttgctttcttctgttaaacacaaaagaagatattttgaaaaatgttggtaaccaccAAACAGTTGAGTGTAGCCATTAacatccatagtattttttttccataccaTTGAAGTCATTGGCAACCGTCAAGAGATTGGTGGTTATCAAcatatcaaaatatcttcttttggttCAGCAGCTGaaacaaactcatacaggtttaaaacaacttgagggtaaagaaatgatgacaggatttttatttttgggcaaactattacTTTACGTGAAGCagttgaataatattttttatatttaattatatatgcatttataaacataaattaattaagtTGAAAACACCTCTGGAAATATGACTGATGGCTTACTTTAATGAAACTTGCCAAACACAAGTATTTTATGATTTCATGGCGTGTCTTTAACATTTCATGCATGAATGAGAATCAGTGTGGCACTTCACATCATTGGAGCATGAATTAAAAGCGAAGGCTTTTACCGTAATGAACTGTGGCTGGTCGTCAGTTAATCTTAGTGATTCTGATCGTGAGGTCTAAATAATTTGTGGCCGACAAACATGTACCTGATTTGGTGGAGTCATTGTGGTTTTAATCAATGTATTAGAGGAACAATGAGGCTATTATGCTGATTTTGACCTAATCCAAATGAGTCATTATTTCTTATAGACAAGTCTTTAATCTAATCACACTCTGTCGTTCACTCCATATGCTTCCCTATTGCTCTCCACTCCTCTCTCCTTCATACTCAGAATAGGTCAAGGTGTCCTCCTCCCTCTAGCCAAGATAACCGCAAATGTATGACATCATTGCTAATGCCTCCAGCACGGACCACCACTTTATCATCCTTGCCGCTTTCCATTCCCCTCCTGCTCACCTTACCTCTCCTGCTATGAGCTGTACACTCACTCACCATTATCCTGCAAGGTTTCTCCAGAGACCTGCTGTAACTGCTATTCGACAGGTCAGTGGTTTCATATTGATTTTGTTTATagtacaaaaaaactaaaccgcATTCATTGGTTTATTAGTGATTCTGAATGTCTCCTTAATTTCTCTTTAAAAATTGGGTTCTtgctttcagcagccattaaaaATGTGGTTCCTGCACCAAATCATGATTCTCCTCACTGAAAGAGAACACATATTTATACTCACATAGTCATGAAAAGCTTTGGCTTCACTTGAGTGCTCAGATGTTTCTCTCCTCTCAGGAGCAGCACAGTAGAGGTCCcagaaaacactgaaataaaagatgtacaatataatatatatataaaaaaaagacttttactGCCTGGAACTTACTTTCTGGAAATAAATGACTCTTCTCAGTTAATTAAAGCTAATAATTAAGCCTATTTGGATGGGATTAGTTTCCCTGAGGAAATGTTTGTTTGCAAATGTATTGCAAGATTTTTATACCGTTATAATTAGATATGTCTATGTTTTCACACAAACTTGGTAAAAATGACAGAGAATCTAATATTATAACATGGGCTTCCTCTCTTTTGGAGTTTCTCAGGtgttctcctttttttctttttttttattcagcaagaatgacagtaaatgacagtaaatgtttgtttttttaagtaaaagaaaaaagtataattataaatatattataactattttattttaatttggttttgttttcctgGATTTTGTGTTGTGCACATCAAGACAACAAGATGTTCCATAATGAACATATAcagaacataaaaacattagtgTAAAAGGGGTTCTATTATGCTTCATGTTAATTTAATTCTAACTTACTTTCAGGtttcttttgtttctgtttgtgcaTGAAAAATATCAGCAAATTTACAAAGCACAAAGTCAATCCTAAAGGGAGTTTTTCTCTATATAAGTACAGTAAACTCTGTTTCTGAACTTCAATTATAGTCCTCAGTTTTCATCAGGGAACGTGCATGTCTCCATATcccacatttaaataattcaccCCAAGGCATGAGCATAAAAAATAACTGCGGGCGAGGTCTGGTTGAGTTGTGTAGTTTGTTGTCGGCATGTCTGAGAGGTGCCATTTCATAGATCTAATATACTGATACACATTCACTTTTTAATGTTTGcagacataaccgactgtgtttcagggaactgtgtttttttacacaataaCCAAAGAGATGATGATAACCAAAAACAAACAGATGGCCATAACCAAAAACAAACAGATGTTTGTTGCCTTAGTAACCCGGGCAGGAACAGTAAAGGCTTCACCCTCTTTCCAGAAAAGCAACAGCTCATTTGCAGGATCCTTTGGAaggtaatgttatttttagtccAGTTATCCTGTATTGCTCCTCTCTCCTTTTCAACTCACAGTGGGCAGGGTCAAAGACACGAAGATGTAGAAGTAGTCATTGATCTCATTCTGCAAAGGTGGCCTTTTGTCACACTATGATGTTATAATgtgacaaaaatgtaaacaagtcGTTTCCTGGATTTGGTTTCAATAACAGCTTTATAGTACCATGACCTTTtacatgtcaaaagatcaaggaaaatTTTTGAAGGAAAACATAGACTCCTTTAACTAGAGTTCCCATGAATCTATCGTTCCTATCTTGATAATTACTCAAAACACTTTTAGAACAACTAATCCCGTCTTTCCGAAATAGTGTTAAAGAAACTTTAAAGCATAGTTCCTTACCACCACCACGAGTGTAAGAACCCAGGCGGCTCTCCTAATGTAATGTTCTTCTCCCATCGGATCTGCCAAGTTAAAGAGAGAACAAAGAAAGAGTTATAAAGATTCAGTGACAGGTCGACCTGTGCTCCCTTTGtgatttaaacataattaaggaCAAGTTCTGCCATGGAGAGCTGAACTTTGAGTAAAACATGGTGCCCAGAATAAATCTGAGAGATAAAACTGTTACTTGGCATCTGTTTAAAAGAGTTTCAGTGTGACTCAGTCTATGacttcattaaagggggggtgaaatgctatttcatgcatactcagttttttacactgttaaagagttggattccaatgctaaacattgacaaagtttcaaaaattaagttgtacgtttgaaggagtatttttgttcccaaaatactccttccggtttgtcacaagtttcggaaagttttttcgagtatgggtctgtgtgacgttagatggagcggaagttccttatatgggtcctaagtgcgcgctcttctgccggaagagcgcacgctcccgtatagcagagcactgagaggctgagcacagacattcattcactgatcagagcgagagcgtagcGAAAAGTCactaaagaagtgtgtttttggtttccagggcaagacaaccctgcacagattaccaaaaaaaaacagcattaagggaccagtggatggagtttatttttacagagcatcaacggagttgtgcaagtgtttgtgtttgttccctgcatttcgaagatgcttgttttacaaacaaggccgagtttgacgacagatttgcgtatcgtttatttcttaaggatgatgcaatcccaacgaaaaaagggtcacgatcatgtgttggaaccgcaggcggtgagtaaaactgcttaaaatatctctgcctccttgttagtgagtcccctcccatgccggagaccccggttcgagccccgctcggagcgagtcattgctgctgctgctctcgttcagtttcagcctctggatctgattctggatcataaataaacagctgaatctgactgttagccatggtttgttttggatgatggttttttactcacggtaatgtcacagcttccaaacgctctcaatgcaaaagcctactcgcgctcgtgattctttagctccgc contains the following coding sequences:
- the ssbp2a gene encoding single-stranded DNA-binding protein 2 isoform X2; its protein translation is MYAKGKNSVPSDSQAREKLALYVYEYLLHVGAQKSAQTFLSEIRWEKNITLGEPPGFLHSWWCVFWDLYCAAPERRETSEHSSEAKAFHDYSAAATQNPMIGSPPGDGMPLPPGFFQFMSPRYPGGPRGSLRIPSQALGPGNQPLLTSGMDPTRQPGHPNMSGPMQRMTPRGMVPIGPQNYGGGMRPPLNALVGPGMPGINMGPGGGRPWPNPPNNNLIPYSSASPGSYSGPPAGGGPPGTPIMPSPADSNNSSDNIYSMISSAPPNGNRPNFPLGSGSDGPIGSMAGMEPHHMNGSLAGSGDIESLPKSSPGNLSLNNQPGTPRDDGEMGGNFLNPFQSESYSPNMTMSV
- the ssbp2a gene encoding single-stranded DNA-binding protein 2 isoform X3, whose translation is MYAKGKNSVPSDSQAREKLALYVYEYLLHVGAQKSAQTFLSEIRWEKNITLGEPPGFLHSWWCVFWDLYCAAPERRETSEHSSEAKAFHDYSAAATQNPMIGSPPGDGMPLPPGFFQQFMSPRYPGGPRGSLRIPSQALGPGNQPLLTSGMDPTRQPGHPNMSGPMQRMTPRGMVPIGPQNYGGGMRPPLNALVGPGMPGINMGPGGGRPWPNPPNNNLIPYSSASPGSYSGPPAGGGPPGTPIMPSPADSNNSSDNIYSMISSAPPNGNRPNFPLGSGSDGPIGSMAGMEPHHMNGSLGSGDIESLPKSSPGNLSLNNQPGTPRDDGEMGGNFLNPFQSESYSPNMTMSV
- the ssbp2a gene encoding single-stranded DNA-binding protein 2 isoform X1: MYAKGKNSVPSDSQAREKLALYVYEYLLHVGAQKSAQTFLSEIRWEKNITLGEPPGFLHSWWCVFWDLYCAAPERRETSEHSSEAKAFHDYSAAATQNPMIGSPPGDGMPLPPGFFQQFMSPRYPGGPRGSLRIPSQALGPGNQPLLTSGMDPTRQPGHPNMSGPMQRMTPRGMVPIGPQNYGGGMRPPLNALVGPGMPGINMGPGGGRPWPNPPNNNLIPYSSASPGSYSGPPAGGGPPGTPIMPSPADSNNSSDNIYSMISSAPPNGNRPNFPLGSGSDGPIGSMAGMEPHHMNGSLAGSGDIESLPKSSPGNLSLNNQPGTPRDDGEMGGNFLNPFQSESYSPNMTMSV